The stretch of DNA AAAACGACTATCCAAGGCTGCCGCGGGCAAGTTGGACCGAACGCTTCACTGCGTTCCGCAAATGCATGTGGGGCTTGCTGCTGATCCTGATCGTGCTGGGCGGCATCTATGCGGGACTGTTCACGCCGACCGAAGCCGCCGCCATCAGCGCGGTCTACGCCTTCGTCATCGCGGTGTTCGTCTATCGCGACATGTCGCTGAAGGACGTGCCGCGGGTGCTGCTCGGCTCCGCCAACATGAGCGCGATGATCCTCTACATCATCACCAACGCGGTGCTGTTCTCGTTCCTGATGGCGAACGAGAATATTCCCCAGCAGATCGCGGCCTGGATCACCTCGGTCGGTGTCGACTGGATCATCTTTCTCCTGATCGTCAACGTGCTGCTCCTGATCGCGGGCAACGTGATGGAGGCGTCGTCGATCGTGCTGATCATGGCGCCGATCCTGTTTCCAGTGGCGGTCAAGCTCGGCATCCATCCGGTGCATCTCGGCATCCTGATGGTCGTCAACATGGAGGTCGGCATGTGCCATCCGCCTGTTGGCCTCAACCTCTACGTGGCGTCCGGCATCGCCAAGATGGGTATTACGGAGCTCACGATCGCGGTGTGGCCGTGGCTTTTGACCATGCTGATCTTCCTCGGCATCGTGACCTATGTGCCGGAAATCTCGCTGTGGCTGCCGCGCGCGCTCGGCATGCTGTAGCCGTTGGCGCATTGCGATGGATCAACCGGCGTCACATTACATCTTGGTAAGGGAGGCCTGCCTTGCCAACCTTTAAGTTGAAGGCCGGCTGAGGCGAGCCCATCTTCATGCAACCTTTCACAGGAGGTTCGCATGAGGAAGTTCGCCATCGCAGCGGTCGCGGTTCTTGCCATCGCCGGTTCGACCGCCGTCTATGCCCAGCACCGCCATTGGGGCCACGGCTTTTCGCGGATGAGCCCGGAGGACCGGTCGGCCTATGCCGACGCCCGGATCGCGGCCGTCCATGCCGGCCTCAAGCTGACGGCTGACCAGGAAAAGCTGTGGCCGCCGGTCGAGGCCGCGGTGCGGGAGTTCGCCAAGCTGAGAATCGATCGCGCCAACGCGCGGATGAACGCGCCGCGGGACGATTCCAGCCAGCAGAAGCCGGATGATCCGGTGGCGCGGCTGCGTGACCGGGCGGAGAATATGGCAGCCACGGCGGCGGCCATGAAGAAGATCGCGGAAGCCGCCGACCCGCTCTACAAGACGCTCGATGACGGCCAGAAGCGCCGGCTCGCCGTTCTGACCCGTATGGACCGGTTCGCGGGCAGGGAAGGCTGGCGCCATCACCGGTTCGAGCGCGAAATGGGCGGGGACCGCGACTTTGACCGCGGCTACCGCCGAAATCGCGATGACCGGGACGATGGACCGGCCCGGGGCGGTCCCGAACGGCTCTGATCTGCCCCGCAACCGGGGCCTGTTCCGAACATCGGCAGAAGCCGCTGAAATCCAGTGGCTTTTTGCCGTTTCGCTCGCCCGCCAAAGCCCGGGAAAACTCGTCTCGGCTTGCTGGACATCCCGGGGTCGCTTTGCTAAACGACGCCCTCTCGCGAGAGCTTGCCGGACCGAGTGCCGGGCGCATAGCTCAGTTGGTAGAGCAGCTGACTCTTAATCAGCGGGTCCCAGGTTCGAGCCCTGGTGCGCCCACCAAGCCTCGCAGGGACTTAGCAGCAATGCGTATCAGAACGGACCTTTCGGTTTGACGTCCGGTTTGAGAAATTTGTTCGTCATCCGTACGCCTGCTTAGTCGTCCGTTAAGAAGCTGATTTGAGGGCTGACTGAAGAGTGATGGCCGCGATGATTGCGGACAGGATAAGGCGCCAAAAATCTCTCAGCCAGGCGAGGACACGGCGGAAGTTGTGGCCCACCGCTGAGAGGACGACGTTGGCGGCATCGCCGGCGCGGCCTTTGAGGTAGCAGCGGCCGAGGTGACCTTCGGCCTTCAGGTGTCCGATGATGGGCTCGATGGCGGAGCGGCGGCGCAGCTCGCGCTTGATGACACCGAAGACGCCGCGCTTCTGGCCGGAGATGAAGACGCGACGGGGATTTTGCGCGTCGTGGCCGCGGTATCCCTTGTCGACATAGGCCCGCTCGATCGGACAGCCGGTGAGTGTCTCGGTGCGGTCAATGACGTCCCGCAAGGTGTGACCGTCGTACGGGTTATCGGGCAGCGCCCTGGCGTGCAGCACGAACAGGCCACCGGGAGCCCGGCAGTTGTTGGTGACGATGGAGGCCTTCACCCCGAACTCGTAAGGCGCGGCGGCCTTACCTTTGCCGATGCACTCCACCTCCGGGGCATGGAAGGAATAAAGCTTCCAGCCGCGCTGGCGCTGCTGTTGCGAGCGGATCTGCGTGGCTCGGCCAAGCGGGAGGGCGAACGCCTCCTCCAATGCTGGCTGGCCTTCGATCTTGCGGCGGATGTCGCGGATGATCCGGCCCAGCCGGCTGCGCAGGATGCGCAACTGCCGTTGATGCCGCCTGAACTGTTTGGCATGGGCGTAGCGGCCCGCCATCATCGCGGCGGCCTTGGCCACGCGAGAATAGGATTGCCGTAGCCTGACGCCGTGCCTTCTCGCCAGGCGGTTGAGCCCCTTGATGGCCGCATGCAGCAGCTTGGCATCGGTCGGAAAGGTGATGGCCTTCGGCTGCACCGTGGTATCGACCGTGATCCGCTTGAGGTCTTGGCTGCGTAACGCACCGGCCTCGTGCGCCACCCGCAGGCTCTCAGCCAGCAGCAACTCCAGTCTGTCGCCGAGCCGCTTGCGCCAATGGCTCAGGTCCGAGCGCTCGTGCGGGAAGGTGTGCTGGAAAAACTCTTCGCCGGTGAAGAACTGGAAATACGGGTCGTGGACCCAGCGCTCGCATACCCCTTCATCAGACAGCCCGTAAATGTGCTTGAGCAACAACAGCCCGATCATGAAACGGGTCTCGATCCCCGGCCGGCCGTTCTCGCTGTAGAGCGGCGCGATCTCGCCGTCGATCCAGTTCCAATCGATCTTACCGGCAAGCAGAACCAGCTCGTGCTTCATGTTGATGATCTGGTCCAGCCGTGCCCGGAACAGATCGTTCGATCCCGTCGTTTTGTGCTTCTTTGGCCGCATCGTCCCCTCCGATGCACCACAGAATCATGGTCCACAGCCAAAGGGAATCCACAAATGAAATTGCAAGGTTTGGGCTTCTCAAGCTCCGAATCCCTGCAATCTCAAATGCCCTCGCATCCGAAAAACAGACTCCCGCTCAATCGCTTAGAGCCTTGTTCACGGACGACTGCTTAAGGAGTGGCGGGATGGCTGCGCGTTACCGCAGCGGCTAGTTCGTTCCCCCGGCGGTGTGGAGCATTCTCACACGCAGAAGCCTTGGCGACAGAGGACGCCTTCACCTGGAATCGATCCACATCGCCATCTCATTTCTGTTCCTACCCGTAAACTTCGCTCAGCTTCTTGATCGCTGACTCCGCGAGCTCGAGGCGGCCACCCAGGTAGTGCGCGTCCAGAATCTCCTGCACCGTCTTCATCGAGTGGCCGGTGATTGAGGCGATCTCCGGAACGGAGCAGTTCGACAGGGCGAGGCGCGTAACAGCAGTGCCCCGCAGATCATGGAAGTGCAGGTCCTTCAGCGATGTTTTCCTGAACGCCTTGTCCCAACTCGTCCTGAAACCGTCCTCCGTCCACGGCCGGCCGAACGAGTTGACCAAAATGGTTACGGCGGAGCGCCTCTCCATCAGCGCAGCATCAAGCGCCGCCTTCAGGGGCGGTCCTACTGGTATGGTTACACGGCGCCGGCCCTTAGGGCCGCGCCCCTTCGACTGACGCATTCGGATGTATGTGCCATCGTAGTCCTTCCAGGTCAGCCGCAGCAGGTCTCCCTGGCGCTGGCCTGTCCATACCGCGAGCAGGAGAGCGGCCTGCAGCTCGACGGACGCGACACCGCAGAAGGCGCCGATGTCGTCTGCAGTCCACACTATCTCCGAGCGATCAGATTCATAAAGTCGGCCACCGCGCTCGCAGACGTTCACCGCGATCTTACCACGGTCCTTCGCAACCGACAGCACGCGCGCAATTGTGGTCCAGATGTAGTCCGCCTTGCGCGGCGTGTCGGAAAATGAATCACGAAACTCTTTGAAGTCCCCCCGCACACGTTTGTCTTCGAGAGCGCCGATTGGCATCGAACCGAACTTTGCCTCGATGAGTTTGAGGTAGCCGTCATAGGCGCGCTTACTCTTCTCACCGAGGTCCTTGTACTCGCTGCAGTCCTTGAAGTAGTCGATGAGCGAGCTGAACGTCTCGGCGCTCTTCTTCTTGTACGACGCAACAGCTTCATTGTAGAGGCGCATGAACTCGGGCGTGCCGGGCTCCGCGTCGATGCGTGGGCCGCCCTTCCAAGCGTACCAATAGGTCTTCGACGTTCCGTCAGCGAGTTTTTTGATTGACCAGTTGATTCCCTTCAGCCGCACTCGCATTTTGGGATGCCTTCCACGCGTCGTATGGTGATAGCCGTGGTTGCATTGTAGGCTGGAGACCGGATAACCGGTCAAGGGCTGCATCGATAGCTTTTCTATCCCACTTGTACGTTCCGGGGATCGGGCCCGGCATGATTCCGCGTCGAATCCAGTCGTTGAACGCCGACAACGTTTCGCAGCCGGCATAGGCCGCAGCCTGTTCTTTCGACATGCCACGGGGCTCGATCATTCAGCACTCCCACCGCCGCCACTTTGAATGGTGTCCAGTTTCGGCGGGATAGTTATTGATCAAGGCCGAGAGAAGAGTAGTGGGCTCGCCGTCGCACATTTGGTTAGTTTGGAGTGGATATCGGACAGGTCCATGCGCGCGAACCGTTTCAGAATTGCTTATGACATCTCGCGGAACTGAGTTGTATCTGGTGCGGTGATCCAAAGCCGCGTTCGGTGTTTCGCCCGTTTCACTTGTGTCCCAGCGGGACTCGAACCTGCGACCAGACCGTTATGAGCGGCGGAAGATCCATCAGCTTCGTTGATCTTGCTGCGATTTCGTTCGCGTTCGATTGCGTTCGTCGCGTTTCGGCAAGGTCGTTTCTGGTGCGAAACTGGTGCGGTTCAGGATGTCCGTCGGTAGCCGCCTCGAGCAAGGCCACCATGCTCTCGTTACGCTCGTATTCATGATCTTGATGAAGGCAATCTGGAAAGGCATCGTCGATGCAAACGTGAACGAACTTCCCAAACTGCATCGCGGGTGCAATTCTCTTCCGAACGAACGACCCCAGTGATGCGATCGCCGATGCGGCCCGAATTCGGCGAGCTTTTGATATCGATGTGTATCAGCTCACGCGGATGCTCACGCTCATATCGGCGACCGGTTCGGCCGGCCTCAATGCGGGTTGGAATCGAGCCGCCGCAGGATCTTGCTGACGGTTGCCGCTGGTGCCGACCTCGGCGGCGATCCGCTTGCCAGTGTGGTGCTGCCGGCGCAATACCTCGACTGGCCGATGAGCTTGGCTCGGCAATTAATGAGGCTTGAGGAACGATCTCTCAAACTTTCTATTCCCTCTACGCGGAAACGCATCACCCATTGGTCACGGTCTTCGGCCTGTTGAACTGGCGCGCGATCTCCGTCGAGCTCAGCGCTCTCTCAACGACATTGCTCAACTGGCCGGCTCTCGGCGCAGACGAGCGCGTTGCTGAGTTTCATCTCTATTTGCCAGTTGGTGATGACTTCGTCCGCTCCGCATCCGTAAACCCTCAGTGAGACTGTCGTTACCGTAATATTACGGACATTGATGGCCACCTCCGCTGGTGTAGCCGGGGAAAGGTGTTCTTGCGTGGCTTAACTTCATTTGGCGGTTTCTATTGCGCTCCACACGCGCTGTTCGCTAGATCGCCGATGAGGTGGGTGTACGAAATGCATTTTGAGCGGTTGGTCGACGAAATTTACGAAGCTGCGATTGTTCCGGAACGATGGAAAGGCGTGCTCGATCGATTGGCAAATCTTGCCGATGCCGAAGGCGCTTTGTTGTTTGCGGCTGCCCCGGGGCAACCCCGATGGTTGTCATCTGACAACATCCGGTCGCGCGTTGAGGCTTGGGTCAACAGTCCCTTCTATCAAAACGATCCGCGCGGCCAGCGCCTGGTTCCAATTAAGGAACCGCGCTTCCTCACGGACCTTGATGCGTTCACCTTGGAAGAGCTTGAACGCGAGCCCTACTACACGAAATTTCTGCGCCCCAATGGCCTCGGTTGGTGCGTGGGCACTTCGGTGCATTCTCCGGCAGGCGACACCCTCGTGCTTTCAGTAGAGAAAGCTTACGAAAAAGGGCCGGTACCGCGGCAGGTCGCTGAGCAGCTCGATCCACTTCGGCCACA from Bradyrhizobium sp. AZCC 1693 encodes:
- a CDS encoding TRAP transporter large permease; this translates as MSSLIIFSLLIALMLTGMPISIALGMTVLTFIFTMTNVPTESVALKLFTGIDNFEIMAIPFFILAGNFLTHGGVARRMINFATSMVGHWYGGLGLAGVMACALFAAVSGSSPATVIAIGSIMMPAMVKQGFPKRFGAGVITTSGALGILIPPSIVMVIYCVATGGSVALDPAGHRVSSASVGQMFMAGVIPGIMLASLLGLTTFYRAWKNDYPRLPRASWTERFTAFRKCMWGLLLILIVLGGIYAGLFTPTEAAAISAVYAFVIAVFVYRDMSLKDVPRVLLGSANMSAMILYIITNAVLFSFLMANENIPQQIAAWITSVGVDWIIFLLIVNVLLLIAGNVMEASSIVLIMAPILFPVAVKLGIHPVHLGILMVVNMEVGMCHPPVGLNLYVASGIAKMGITELTIAVWPWLLTMLIFLGIVTYVPEISLWLPRALGML
- a CDS encoding Spy/CpxP family protein refolding chaperone — translated: MRKFAIAAVAVLAIAGSTAVYAQHRHWGHGFSRMSPEDRSAYADARIAAVHAGLKLTADQEKLWPPVEAAVREFAKLRIDRANARMNAPRDDSSQQKPDDPVARLRDRAENMAATAAAMKKIAEAADPLYKTLDDGQKRRLAVLTRMDRFAGREGWRHHRFEREMGGDRDFDRGYRRNRDDRDDGPARGGPERL
- a CDS encoding IS5 family transposase, translated to MRPKKHKTTGSNDLFRARLDQIINMKHELVLLAGKIDWNWIDGEIAPLYSENGRPGIETRFMIGLLLLKHIYGLSDEGVCERWVHDPYFQFFTGEEFFQHTFPHERSDLSHWRKRLGDRLELLLAESLRVAHEAGALRSQDLKRITVDTTVQPKAITFPTDAKLLHAAIKGLNRLARRHGVRLRQSYSRVAKAAAMMAGRYAHAKQFRRHQRQLRILRSRLGRIIRDIRRKIEGQPALEEAFALPLGRATQIRSQQQRQRGWKLYSFHAPEVECIGKGKAAAPYEFGVKASIVTNNCRAPGGLFVLHARALPDNPYDGHTLRDVIDRTETLTGCPIERAYVDKGYRGHDAQNPRRVFISGQKRGVFGVIKRELRRRSAIEPIIGHLKAEGHLGRCYLKGRAGDAANVVLSAVGHNFRRVLAWLRDFWRLILSAIIAAITLQSALKSAS
- a CDS encoding tyrosine-type recombinase/integrase, whose product is MRVRLKGINWSIKKLADGTSKTYWYAWKGGPRIDAEPGTPEFMRLYNEAVASYKKKSAETFSSLIDYFKDCSEYKDLGEKSKRAYDGYLKLIEAKFGSMPIGALEDKRVRGDFKEFRDSFSDTPRKADYIWTTIARVLSVAKDRGKIAVNVCERGGRLYESDRSEIVWTADDIGAFCGVASVELQAALLLAVWTGQRQGDLLRLTWKDYDGTYIRMRQSKGRGPKGRRRVTIPVGPPLKAALDAALMERRSAVTILVNSFGRPWTEDGFRTSWDKAFRKTSLKDLHFHDLRGTAVTRLALSNCSVPEIASITGHSMKTVQEILDAHYLGGRLELAESAIKKLSEVYG